A window from Citrus sinensis cultivar Valencia sweet orange chromosome 3, DVS_A1.0, whole genome shotgun sequence encodes these proteins:
- the LOC102624218 gene encoding probable inactive receptor kinase At4g23740 — protein sequence MKALCVFTLIFNLGLIFSKVNAEPVEDKEALLDFVNNLPHSRSLNWNESASVCNHWTGVKCSEDGKRVVAVRLPGVGFSGLIPPKTISRLSALKILSLRSNVITGYFPSDFINLKSLCYLYLQFNNFSGTLPDFSVWKNLTIINLSNNGFNGTIPRSLSNLTQLEALYLANNSLSGKIPDLNLPNLQQLNLANNNLSGSIPQSLKRFPSSAFVGNSISFDENLAPRASPDVAPRGESHLRPKSGRRIGETTLLGIVIAASVLGLLAFLFLIVACCVRKKREDEFAGTLQKRGMSPEKVVSRNQDASNRLFFFEGCNYAFDLEDLLRASAEVLGKGTFGMAYKAILEDGTTVVVKRLKDVNVGKRDFEQQMEIVGSIRHENVVELKAYYYSKDEKLMVYDYYSLGSVSAMLHSERGEGRIPLDWDTRMRIAIGAARGIARIHAANGGKLVHGNIKSSNIFLNSQQYGCVSDLGLTTITSALAPVIARAAGYRAPEVTDSRKATQASDVYSFGVVLLEILTGKSPIHTTGGDELVHLVRWVHSVVREEWTAEVFDVELLRYPNIEEEMVEMLQIAMSCVVRMPDQRPKMPDVVRVIENVRPNDSENRPSSGNKSESSTPPPPVAGEN from the exons ATGAAAGCTTTATGTGTTTTCACTTTGATTTTTAATCTGGGTCTGATTTTCTCGAAAGTAAATGCAGAACCAGTTGAAGATAAGGAAgctttgttggattttgtCAACAATTTGCCACACTCTCGTTCTCTAAACTGGAATGAGAGCGCTTCAGTGTGTAATCACTGGACTGGAGTGAAATGTAGTGAAGATGGGAAGCGTGTAGTAGCCGTTAGATTGCCTGGTGTTGGATTTAGCGGTCTGATTCCACCTAAAACTATCAGTCGCTTATCAGCTTTGAAGATTTTGAGTCTTAGATCGAATGTCATTACTGGGTATTTTCCTTCTGATTTTATTAACTTGAAAAGCTTGTGCTATCTTTATCTTCAATTCAACAACTTTTCAGGTACATTGCCTGATTTTTCTGTTTGGAAGAATCTCACTATTATCAATTTGTCTAACAATGGGTTTAATGGGACCATTCCTCGTTCACTGTCGAATTTGACTCAGCTTGAAGCTTTATATCTTGCAAACAATTCGTTATCTGGTAAAATTCCTGATCTCAACTTACCCAACTTGCAACAGCTAAATTTGGCTAACAACAACCTTAGTGGTTCCATACCACAGTCACTTAAAAGGTTCCCGAGTTCAGCCTTTGTTGGTAATAGtatttcttttgatgaaaatttagCCCCTAGAGCTTCACCAGATGTTGCACCCCGTGGTGAATCTCATTTGAGGCCTAAGAGTGGTAGGAGGATAGGTGAAACTACATTGTTAGGGATTGTGATTGCTGCTAGTGTGTTAGGGCTTTTGGCATTTTTGTTTCTGATAGTTGCCTGTTGTGTAAGAAAAAAGAGGGAGGATGAATTTGCAGGGACATTACAAAAGAGAGGAATGTCCCCAGAGAAAGTAGTTTCAAGGAATCAAGATGCAAGTAATAGGCTGTTTTTCTTTGAGGGTTGTAATTATGCATTTGATTTGGAGGATTTGTTGAGGGCTTCTGCTGAGGTACTGGGCAAAGGAACCTTTGGCATGGCTTATAAGGCGATATTGGAGGATGGAACCACAGTGGTGGTGAAGAGATTGAAGGATGTGAATGTTGGGAAGCGGGATTTCGAACAGCAGATGGAGATTGTTGGAAGCATTAGACATGAGAATGTGGTTGAGCTGAAGGCATATTATTATTCCAAAGATGAGAAGCTTATGGTTTATGATTATTACAGTCTGGGAAGTGTCTCTGCTATGCTACACA GTGAGAGAGGAGAAGGTAGAATCCCTCTAGATTGGGATACTCGAATGAGGATAGCTATAGGTGCAGCAAGAGGAATAGCTCGGATCCATGCAGCGAATGGTGGGAAGCTAGTCCATGGCAACATCAAGTCCTCGAACATCTTTCTCAACTCCCAACAGTATGGATGTGTGTCTGATCTTGGTCTGACAACTATTACAAGTGCTCTAGCCCCAGTTATTGCCCGTGCCGCTGGTTACCGTGCCCCAGAAGTGACAGATTCCCGGAAAGCAACTCAGGCTTCTGATGTATACAGCTTTGGAGTAGTCCTACTTGAGATCCTTACTGGGAAATCCCCCATCCATACTACTGGTGGTGATGAACTTGTTCACTTGGTCAGATGGGTTCATTCAGTAGTTCGAGAGGAGTGGACAGCAGAAGTATTCGATGTAGAGTTGTTGAGATATCCCAACATAGAGGAAGAGATGGTCGAGATGTTACAAATTGCAATGTCTTGTGTTGTACGTATGCCAGATCAAAGACCTAAAATGCCTGATGTTGTTAGAGTGATAGAAAATGTTAGGCCAAATGACTCGGAGAATCGGCCATCTTCTGGAAACAAGTCTGAAAGTTCAACACCTCCTCCACCAGTAGCCGGAGAGaactaa
- the LOC102624498 gene encoding putative glucose-6-phosphate 1-epimerase, which translates to MKDSGAASDQRAAVEVTKDRNGIEQVVLRNPRGASAKISLHGGQALSWRTERGEELLFTSTKAIFKPPHAVRGGIPICFPQFGNRGLLEQHGFARNRIWVIDDNPPPLKPSDSHGKVYVDLLLKPSEEDLKIWPHSFEFRLRVSLTADGNLALLSRIRNINCKPFSFSIAYHTYFAISDISEVRIEGLETLDYLDNLCQRERFTEQGDALTFESEIDRVYLSSSDKIAIFDHERKRTFVIHKEGLPDVVVWNPWERKSKSMADFGDEEYKHMLCVDGAAIEKPITLKPGEEWTGRLELSLVHSS; encoded by the exons ATGAAAGATTCTGGGGCAGCCTCTGATCAGAGAGCAGCAGTTGAAGTTACCAAAGATAGAAATGGAATAGAACAGGTTGTGCTTCGAAACCCTCGGGGGGCTTCTGCAAAA ATTAGCTTACATGGAGGACAAGCGCTGTCGTGGAGGACTGAAAGAGGAGAAGAATTGTTATTCACAAGTACTAAG GCAATTTTCAAGCCCCCACATGCTGTGAGAGGAGGAATTCCCATCTGCTTTCCGCAg TTTGGAAACCGGGGCTTGCTAGAGCAACATGGGTTTGCCAGGAACAGGATTTGGGTCATTGATGATAATCCACCACCATTGAAACCCAGTGATTCCCATGGCAAGGTGTATGTTGACTTGCTACTTAAGCCATCTGAAGAAGATTTGAAAATCTGGCCGCACAG TTTCGAGTTCCGTCTTAGGGTGTCTTTGACAGCAGATGGGAATCTTGCTCTGCTATCACGCATCAGGAATATCAATTGCAAGCCGTTTAGTTTCTCAATTGCCTATCATACATATTTCGCCATCTCTGATATCAG TGAAGTGAGAATCGAGGGGCTGGAGACTCTTGACTATCTTGATAACCTATGTCAAAGGGAGCGCTTCACAGAACAAGGAGATGCCTTAACATTTGAATCTGAG ATTGATCGGGTTTATCTCAGTTCTTCAGATAAGATTGCAATCTTTGATCATGAAAGAAAGCGAACATTCGTTATACACAAAGAAGGACTCCCAGATGTTG TGGTGTGGAATCCATGGGAGaggaaatcaaaatcaatggcAGATTTTGGAGATGAAGAGTACAAGCACATGCTTTGTGTTGACGGGGCAGCAATTGAGAAACCGATTACTCTGAAGCCAGGTGAGGAATGGACTGGCCGTTTGGAACTTTCTCTTGTACATTCAAGTTGA